ATTCTGACTTGGAACTTGGACTTTTGGAAGAACTTTGTGCCACATAGTCACTAAGAGGGACGTAAGAACAATTTCGAGTTGTGCTCCCAAGAGCGCTCCCCACCGAAAGCGGCAGGGCCCGCAGCGAAGCGAGCGCCGATCCCGCTGCAGGTCGCCCCCAGGGAACGGGCACAGAGATGGGGACAGTCCTCCCCGAACGATCCCGGAGGACGGGCGGGACGGCCCGGGCGGGGACGgcgggcacagggagggcacagggctgcGGGGAGAGGGGTGGAAGCCCAGCAGCGTGTCCCTCATGGGGAGCAGCCCCGCCGCGGCCGTGCCCCCCTACCCCGGTGGGCGGCCCCGCGGGGCAGCGCTGCCCCCCCCGCCCAGCGCAGCGCGGAGCGGCGGCGCCCCCGCCCGGGCCGCCCGGGAACGGCGCTGCGCGCTCGGGGCCGCCCCCTCCGCCCCGCCGCGGTCCCCCCGCGCTGCCCCGCGTCCCTCCGCGCCTGTCCCGCTGCGGCCGGagcggggacaccggggggtgcagggggacagATCGCGGGGGACCGCGGGGCTCGCTCCCGGCGGGCGCCCGGCGCTGCGCACGTAGGCGCCGGGGGGGGGCGGATGACGGGCGGGCAAGGGGCGGCCCTTtccccgccgcgccccggcGCTCGCCATTGGCGCGGGAGACCGTGAcgcgcggcgcggccgctgcctcTTAGTGCGGGAGGCGGAGGCAGGGCCCGGCAGAGCCGCGCCGAGCCCGGCCGCGTAGCGCTGCATCCCACCGCCAAGGGAGCGCCCAGGGCAGCGCCGCATCCCTCCCGCCCGCCGCGGAGGAGCCGGGGCGCCCCGCGGGCAGCAGCGCCCCTGGCGCGGGCGGGAGGAGCgcggaggagcagcagcagcagcagcagcgacggCGGCCGCCGCGGGGACCGGAGCAAAGTTGGtgcgagcggcggcggggccgcccgggAGCGGGACTGCAGGGAGCCGCCGCctcggctcggcccggccgCCGCGGATGTGCCCCCGGCGGGCCGGGAAGGACGGAGCGGAGCACTGGCAGCGGGGATCGGGCGGCTGGCTGCGCTTCACCCTCGCCGGGCTGCTGCACTCGGAGGATTTGTGGATTGACTCTCGCTCCTGACCCACCGCCTCTGCTGGATTCCTGGGGTTTTGTTGctggattttggattttttttttggtttttcctttttttttttttcttttttttttttttttttctctccccgTTCCTTGGGGAAGGAACTGCCTGCCGGCCCCACTCGGGCTCCCCGCTGCAGTCGTGGCAGTGCCGTGGAGGCTGGGACCCCCCCACAAGCCAAGGTGAGCGCTGGCACTGATCCGACACAGCATCACCCCTTTCCCCCCGGAAAGGTGCGTCGGGCCGGTAACCAAAGAGCGGGCACACActccaaaaaaaccaaaggcCACCCTGCATCTAGAAGCGTACAAAATATCCTGATAGTGGGACTCGCATTTGGGATCTGTTAGTTCTCTTGCTCATGCCACTGCCCCCTGGTTGCCTCAATGGCAGGATCATGAAGtgtttgactttttttcttctgcttccagAGACCTTAAAGAAGTCCAAAAAGAGTGTGAGGTCAAACGGCAAGGTGCCAGGATGCTATGAGATAGTGCCCCTGTCCCTGAAGAAGAAGATGGCTGCAGAACTTTACCCTGCCAGCACCAACACTAACATTGCAAACAGcaacgccgccgccgccgccaccgctgCCAACAGCAAGAAGAacgccctgcagctccagcagagcgcccagccgcccccgccgccccagCTCCAAAAcctcaacaacaacaacttgGAGAGCGCCAACTGGCAATCCTTCCATCCCACGCTGCGGGAGAGGTAAGGGCCAGGCCCGCCGGACCCTCCCCGGGCGGgcgggagagagagagagagagagagagagaggcgCCCGCCCTGTGGCCCTGTGCACCTGCGCCCCGGCCAGGCgagagcgcagggctgggctggagccgcGGGGGCCGCCGGCGGGAGGCTGGGGCACCGGGCGAGGGCAGCCCGCGGCTAACGGGgcttctcccccctcccctgcttGCAGGAACGCGCTGATGTTCAATAACGAACTCATGGCTGACGTTCACTTCATCGTGGGCCCGCCAGGGGCATCCAAGAAAGTTCCTGCCCATAAGGTTTGTGCAGatcatttttggtttttttaatgctgctgtGCAGGTCGCCTTTTCCCCCTGCCTTACAACTAGgttccacctttttttttttttcctaattataGCTCTTGTCTAATCCCAGAAGTAATTCGCATATACACTGCAATTAAAGGGAGCAGTCTAAGGCAGTGTTCCCTTTCCACTGCAGCTTGTAACTTTCGCTAAATGTAGCTTTTAGGAAAGCCAGCACGCTCAGCTGTTCCTGATCCATGTTACTGAGGCTTCTCTCTCTTTATTTTCCAGTATGTTTTGGCAGTTGGTAGCTCTGTCTTCTATGCTATGTTTTATGGCGATCTCGCAGAGGTCAAATCTGAAATCCATATACCAGATGTGGAACCTGCAGCCTTTCTAATCCTATTAAAGTAAGTGGCCACTACAAGTCTGCTAATTACATGGACAGAATCAAAGTAGCTTATAAAATATACATCTCCTAATTGACATTGTGCAATATGCACTTATTGCTGTTTACTTAATGTGCTGACAAATACTGAACGTCAGATTCACTGCCAGCAAAGACGAATATAGATTATTTTCATggcctactttttttttcccctgagaaactaatttttttttttttcacccctcCGTCTAGATACATGTATAGTGATGAAATAGACCTGGAAGCTGACACAGTTCTGGCTACACTCTATGCTGCCAAGAAGTACATCGTGCCGGCCCTAGCAAAGGCTTGCGTCAATTTTTTGGAGACCAGCTTAGAAGCGAAGAACGCTTGTGTCCTGCTGTCTCAGAGCAGGCTCTTCGAGGAGCCAGAGCTGACGCAGCGCTGCTGGGAAGTGATTGATGCTCAGGCAGAAATGGCACTGAAGTCAGAGGGCTTCTGTGAGATAGATCAACAAACACTAGAGATCATTGTAACCCGGGAAGCACTCAACACCAAGGAGGTGGTAGTTTTCGAGGCCGTTCTCAACTGGGCAGAGGCTGAATGCAAAAGGCAAGGGCTGCCGGTGACGCCACGCAACAAGAGGAATGTATTAGGGAAAGCTTTGTACTTGGTGCGGATTCCAACCATGACTTTGGAAGAGTTTGCCAACGGAGCTGCCCAGTCCGACATCCTCACCCTTGAGGAGACTCACAACATATTCCTATGGTACACAGCCGCAAATAAACCCAAACTAGAGTTCCCCCTGACGAAAAGAAAAGGACTCGTGCCTCAGCGCTGCCACCGGTTTCAGTCGTCTGCGTATCGCAGCAATCAGTGGAGGTACCGGGGCCGGTGTGACAGTATTCAGTTTGCCGTAGACAAACGGATATTTATAGCGGGACTGGGATTGTATGGCTCGAGCTGTGGCAAAGCTGAATACAGCGTCAAAATCGAACTGAAGCGCTTAGGCGTTGTCCTTGCTCAAAATCTGACAAAGTTTACCTCCGACGGCTCCAGTAACACCTTCTCGGTGTGGTTTGAACACCCCGTGCAGGTTGAGCAAGACACGTTTTACAATGTAAGTGCTATTCTGGACGGGAACGAACTCAGTTACTTTGGACAAGAGGGAATGACTGAAGTGCAGTGCGGGAAAGTGACGTTCCAGTTCCAGTGCTCCTCGGACAGTACTAATGGAACCGGAGTACAAGGAGGACAAATACCTGAGCTCATTTTCTATGCATGATGCATTTCACCTTGATTGTATTCCAGTGCTGCAATGATGCACATTAAGGGATTTTTCGGTTTTACTACGAACTCTGCAGCAGTATGGAATGTTATGCTACTTACCTATCTGCTACATCAGGCTATACAAATAAGTGAAGGAATGCTCTTGAATTTaatcttattttatttattcataagCTATTTGACTTAATTATTAAGACTGCAACATGcagaaaaatgttaaattttgCACGTACTGTGCATTTATTTTGTATATAGATAACTAACTTGCAGACTGCAGCTGACTCAAACAGAATGTTCTAAACTAGAGCAGTTTACGGATCTGTGaaatataaaacatttttacttGCCCTAAATCCTGTGTACTTGATCTTTGCTGACCTTATGGCTCGTGTGTGTTAATTCATGTACAGCTAACAGGGGTGATGACACTGGAGTCTGGTCCCTGTGTGCATCCACACCCAGCAAATAGGAAGGTTCCCTCTCTTGGTAACTGAAACTATCCATCAGCAgcctttattttcccttcatGAGAAAAGGAGCTGACATTTGAGGAAGCTCAGGGTTTTTTATGTGTTGCCCAAGCTGAAGATAGACAAACCATCAGTATAATCAAAGCTGATGAAAATCATCCTGTGGTTATATTTGAAAACTCCTAATGCCCCTTCACATGCAGCATCTCTGTTATCCTCCAGCCTGCCCACCAAACAGCAACACTGCCACTGCACCTGTCAAACTGTATCCCCCCTCGAAAGGCCAGAGTCAAGACACACAGATGAAGTTAATTAATTCAGTGACAGGGCTGCATCACAAATTTTGCCCAGGGCTGTATTACTGGCAGACACTATCTGAATTTACATCCCATCTTTATACAGAGCAGCAGGCATTAGAAAAATACTTGCAAGATGGTGTTAAGGTTCACTTAAGATTACGAATTAGAAATAAGccaccttaaaaaaaagaaaaaaaaagctgttggATCTTTCCTCCTGCTCTTTTTTGGAAAACACAGTCCCAGGCATTATCAGCAATCATTCTCTGCTAGTACTTTCCTCAGAAAGTGATAAAAGTTTTTTCTCAAAGGTCTCATGATGATAGCTGAGCCAATTAGAAATATTAACTGGATTTTGTAAATCTTAGGATGGGCTTGGAAGTGAGTGCTCAAAC
The Agelaius phoeniceus isolate bAgePho1 chromosome 6, bAgePho1.hap1, whole genome shotgun sequence DNA segment above includes these coding regions:
- the BTBD6 gene encoding BTB/POZ domain-containing protein 6 isoform X2, whose translation is MAAELYPASTNTNIANSNAAAAATAANSKKNALQLQQSAQPPPPPQLQNLNNNNLESANWQSFHPTLRERNALMFNNELMADVHFIVGPPGASKKVPAHKYVLAVGSSVFYAMFYGDLAEVKSEIHIPDVEPAAFLILLKYMYSDEIDLEADTVLATLYAAKKYIVPALAKACVNFLETSLEAKNACVLLSQSRLFEEPELTQRCWEVIDAQAEMALKSEGFCEIDQQTLEIIVTREALNTKEVVVFEAVLNWAEAECKRQGLPVTPRNKRNVLGKALYLVRIPTMTLEEFANGAAQSDILTLEETHNIFLWYTAANKPKLEFPLTKRKGLVPQRCHRFQSSAYRSNQWRYRGRCDSIQFAVDKRIFIAGLGLYGSSCGKAEYSVKIELKRLGVVLAQNLTKFTSDGSSNTFSVWFEHPVQVEQDTFYNVSAILDGNELSYFGQEGMTEVQCGKVTFQFQCSSDSTNGTGVQGGQIPELIFYA
- the BTBD6 gene encoding BTB/POZ domain-containing protein 6 isoform X1 — its product is MPLPPGCLNGRIMKCLTFFLLLPETLKKSKKSVRSNGKVPGCYEIVPLSLKKKMAAELYPASTNTNIANSNAAAAATAANSKKNALQLQQSAQPPPPPQLQNLNNNNLESANWQSFHPTLRERNALMFNNELMADVHFIVGPPGASKKVPAHKYVLAVGSSVFYAMFYGDLAEVKSEIHIPDVEPAAFLILLKYMYSDEIDLEADTVLATLYAAKKYIVPALAKACVNFLETSLEAKNACVLLSQSRLFEEPELTQRCWEVIDAQAEMALKSEGFCEIDQQTLEIIVTREALNTKEVVVFEAVLNWAEAECKRQGLPVTPRNKRNVLGKALYLVRIPTMTLEEFANGAAQSDILTLEETHNIFLWYTAANKPKLEFPLTKRKGLVPQRCHRFQSSAYRSNQWRYRGRCDSIQFAVDKRIFIAGLGLYGSSCGKAEYSVKIELKRLGVVLAQNLTKFTSDGSSNTFSVWFEHPVQVEQDTFYNVSAILDGNELSYFGQEGMTEVQCGKVTFQFQCSSDSTNGTGVQGGQIPELIFYA